A window of the Butyricimonas virosa genome harbors these coding sequences:
- a CDS encoding ExbD/TolR family protein produces the protein MAIKRKSKINPNFNMSSMTDIFFLLLLFFMISSTLINPNALKLLLPKSTNQTSDKPVTVVSIDKNYTFYLNEKVIPFSMLERRLVEELRELEDPCISLQADKSVPLEQIVKVMNIAKDHNYRLILSTEPE, from the coding sequence ATGGCAATAAAACGTAAAAGCAAGATCAACCCGAATTTCAACATGTCGTCCATGACCGACATATTCTTTCTATTGTTGCTATTCTTCATGATTTCCTCGACGCTGATCAATCCCAACGCTTTAAAATTATTATTGCCCAAAAGCACGAATCAAACTTCAGACAAACCTGTTACTGTCGTGTCTATCGACAAAAACTACACGTTCTACCTGAACGAAAAAGTAATCCCGTTCTCCATGCTGGAGCGTCGACTCGTGGAAGAACTACGGGAATTGGAAGATCCGTGTATCTCTCTTCAAGCAGATAAATCTGTTCCCTTAGAACAAATCGTGAAGGTGATGAACATTGCCAAAGATCACAACTACCGCCTTATCCTAAGCACGGAACCCGAATAG
- a CDS encoding MotA/TolQ/ExbB proton channel family protein — MIKTFILAVQTAPTNNAGMNLWDMVVMGGWLMIPIFILSVIIIYIACERFWLIRKTGLTDVPFMEKIQEILKTGNTRVALEECEKEGSPLAHTIAKGIKISNEDPQEIRQAMEDTANYEVANLERGLPTLATCAGTAPMIGFLGTVVGMVQSFYDMSMAGNSIDIGLLSRGIYTAMITTVAGLIVGIIGQLVYNFLVARVDKIVFRMEHYSSELIEYLRTKK; from the coding sequence ATGATTAAAACTTTTATACTGGCAGTTCAAACTGCACCTACAAACAACGCTGGAATGAATCTATGGGATATGGTCGTGATGGGCGGCTGGTTGATGATCCCCATATTTATATTGTCTGTTATCATTATCTACATCGCTTGCGAAAGATTCTGGCTTATTCGCAAAACAGGACTAACGGATGTCCCTTTTATGGAAAAAATACAAGAAATCTTGAAAACCGGAAACACACGTGTCGCACTCGAAGAATGTGAAAAAGAAGGCTCCCCACTGGCACACACCATCGCCAAAGGAATCAAAATAAGTAACGAAGACCCGCAAGAAATTCGCCAGGCCATGGAAGACACGGCCAATTACGAGGTCGCCAACTTGGAACGAGGCCTTCCGACCTTAGCCACTTGTGCCGGAACCGCTCCCATGATCGGATTCTTGGGAACCGTGGTCGGGATGGTACAATCTTTTTACGATATGTCCATGGCCGGAAACAGCATCGACATAGGTCTCCTCTCCCGGGGTATCTACACCGCCATGATCACCACCGTGGCCGGGTTAATCGTCGGAATCATCGGACAGTTAGTCTACAACTTCTTGGTTGCCCGTGTTGACAAAATCGTTTTCCGCATGGAACACTACTCTTCTGAACTTATCGAATACCTCCGTACCAAAAAATAA
- a CDS encoding ABC transporter permease: MNKIQSPFWVIVRKEVADHVRSWKFIILIAIIALTCMGSLYTALTNIGAAIKPNDPDGSFLFLKLFTVSDGTLPSFVIFINFLGPLLGIALGFDAINSEQSKGTLSRILSQPIHRDYLINAKFVGALIVIGSMLLTLALLVMGFGLIAIGIPPTAEEFLRIIAFVVVSIIYVAFWLNLSIFFSIKFKQAATSALACVAVWLFFSVFYNMIINLVGKAISPSAMASAYQVISYQKFMLNLLRFAPSMLFNEATTTLLMPSVRSLGPLTMEQVHGAIPSPLPLGQSLMVVWPQLTGLIAATVICFALSYGSFMRKEIRSR, encoded by the coding sequence ATGAATAAAATACAAAGTCCGTTCTGGGTTATTGTCCGTAAAGAAGTGGCCGACCATGTCAGAAGCTGGAAATTCATTATCCTAATAGCCATTATCGCACTGACTTGCATGGGTTCCCTCTACACGGCATTAACCAATATCGGGGCAGCCATCAAACCCAATGATCCCGACGGTTCATTCTTGTTCTTGAAACTATTCACCGTATCCGACGGCACCCTGCCCTCGTTCGTGATCTTCATTAACTTTCTCGGACCGTTATTAGGCATCGCGCTCGGGTTTGATGCCATCAATTCCGAACAAAGCAAAGGAACGCTTAGTCGCATCCTGTCCCAACCCATTCACCGGGATTACCTGATCAATGCCAAATTCGTGGGAGCCTTGATCGTTATCGGGAGTATGTTACTAACCCTGGCACTTCTGGTTATGGGATTCGGGCTAATAGCGATAGGGATACCGCCGACCGCAGAAGAGTTTTTACGCATTATAGCCTTTGTGGTGGTTAGTATTATTTACGTGGCCTTCTGGCTGAACTTATCCATTTTCTTTTCAATAAAGTTCAAACAGGCCGCCACCTCGGCTCTGGCATGCGTGGCCGTATGGTTATTCTTCAGCGTGTTTTACAACATGATTATCAACTTGGTCGGTAAAGCTATCAGCCCCTCGGCCATGGCTAGCGCCTACCAAGTCATCAGTTATCAGAAATTCATGCTCAACCTATTGCGTTTTGCCCCGAGCATGCTCTTCAACGAGGCAACCACGACACTACTGATGCCCTCGGTTCGTAGCTTGGGCCCCTTGACCATGGAACAAGTTCATGGGGCAATCCCCAGCCCGCTACCACTGGGACAAAGTTTAATGGTTGTCTGGCCGCAACTCACGGGACTGATTGCTGCCACCGTCATCTGTTTCGCACTCTCGTATGGTTCTTTCATGAGAAAGGAAATCAGATCCCGATGA
- a CDS encoding ABC transporter ATP-binding protein, whose product MSEPIIELHELTKKYGKFTAVDHINLSVQKGEIFGILGPNGAGKSTTILMMLGLTDPTSGTVQVCGINSTRNPIQVREKVGYLPEDVGFYDDMTGIENLLYTARLNRIPEANARTKAEELLERVGLPVDTQKKAGKYSRGMRQRLGLADVLIKQPEVIILDEPTSGIDPAGVQEFMDLIRQLREENGLTVLFSSHHLDQVQQICDRVGLFGGGKLLAEVNVNELQNEEHGLENMYNRYFGGGKSHE is encoded by the coding sequence ATGAGCGAGCCTATCATCGAACTTCATGAGCTGACGAAAAAGTACGGGAAATTCACCGCTGTTGACCACATTAATCTCTCCGTCCAAAAAGGGGAAATATTCGGGATTCTCGGACCTAACGGGGCCGGTAAATCCACGACAATTCTGATGATGCTCGGATTGACGGACCCAACTTCCGGAACTGTACAGGTCTGTGGGATCAATTCGACCCGAAACCCGATACAGGTACGGGAAAAGGTGGGTTACCTACCGGAAGACGTCGGATTCTATGATGACATGACAGGTATCGAAAACCTGTTGTACACGGCCCGCCTGAACCGGATCCCGGAAGCGAATGCAAGAACCAAGGCTGAGGAATTACTCGAACGGGTAGGGCTACCGGTTGACACACAGAAGAAAGCCGGGAAATACTCCCGGGGTATGCGCCAACGCCTCGGACTGGCGGATGTGCTGATCAAACAACCGGAAGTGATTATCCTTGACGAACCGACATCCGGCATTGACCCGGCAGGGGTTCAGGAATTCATGGATTTGATCCGGCAACTGAGAGAGGAAAACGGGCTGACCGTACTATTCTCTTCCCATCACCTGGATCAAGTTCAGCAAATCTGCGACCGGGTAGGCCTGTTCGGGGGAGGTAAACTCTTGGCAGAAGTCAACGTCAACGAGTTACAAAACGAGGAACACGGGCTCGAAAATATGTATAACCGTTATTTCGGAGGAGGAAAAAGCCATGAATAA
- a CDS encoding NEW3 domain-containing protein produces the protein MRANYFNLLLVLLMGVLPIQLQASESDKNVILYTPYTKIAVPPGESVNYSIDVINNYDVVKNVNLSVKGLPRGWNYELKAGTWTISELAVLPHEKKNVSLKVDIPLKVNKGTYRFTVVAEGLGELPIAITVSKQGTYQTDFITNQPNMQGNSKSSFTFNATLKNQTAEQQLYALMAQAPRGWNVVFKANYKQATSAQVEPNATQNITIDINPPANVEAGSYKIPVRATTSTTSAELELEVVITGTYQMELTTPRGLLSSEITAGDNKNIDLIVRNTGSAELKDIQLSANKPVDWEVTFEPTKINRLKAGETANVTATVKASKKALPGDYVTKISTKTPEVNSSADFRIAVRTPMIWGWMGVLVILVALGCVYYLFRKYGRR, from the coding sequence ATGCGTGCAAATTATTTTAATCTGTTACTGGTACTGCTGATGGGTGTTCTTCCCATACAACTGCAGGCCTCGGAATCCGACAAGAATGTGATTCTGTACACTCCCTACACGAAAATCGCTGTTCCACCGGGAGAATCTGTAAACTACAGTATTGATGTTATCAACAACTACGATGTAGTTAAAAACGTGAATTTATCCGTGAAAGGACTGCCACGAGGCTGGAATTACGAATTGAAAGCCGGCACGTGGACCATTAGTGAACTTGCGGTCCTACCCCACGAGAAAAAGAACGTTTCGTTAAAAGTGGACATTCCGCTAAAAGTCAACAAAGGAACTTACCGTTTCACGGTGGTTGCCGAGGGACTTGGAGAACTCCCCATCGCAATCACGGTATCCAAACAAGGTACCTACCAAACCGATTTTATCACGAATCAACCCAACATGCAAGGGAACTCCAAATCCTCGTTTACCTTCAACGCCACGCTAAAAAACCAAACGGCAGAACAACAGCTCTACGCACTGATGGCGCAAGCTCCTAGAGGATGGAACGTAGTTTTCAAGGCAAACTACAAGCAAGCCACATCCGCCCAAGTTGAACCGAATGCCACCCAGAACATCACGATTGACATTAACCCGCCGGCCAACGTTGAAGCCGGAAGTTACAAGATCCCGGTACGTGCAACGACAAGCACCACCTCTGCCGAACTAGAGTTGGAAGTCGTGATCACGGGAACCTACCAGATGGAACTGACAACACCCCGTGGCCTGCTTAGCAGCGAGATCACCGCAGGAGATAACAAGAATATAGACTTAATTGTCCGGAATACCGGATCGGCAGAACTAAAGGACATCCAGCTATCTGCCAACAAACCGGTTGACTGGGAAGTAACCTTCGAACCGACAAAAATCAATCGCTTGAAAGCGGGTGAAACCGCTAACGTGACAGCCACGGTAAAAGCATCCAAAAAAGCTCTTCCGGGAGATTACGTGACTAAAATATCTACCAAAACACCGGAAGTAAACTCCTCGGCAGATTTCAGAATCGCGGTGAGAACACCCATGATCTGGGGTTGGATGGGCGTACTGGTCATCCTTGTCGCCTTGGGATGCGTGTACTACCTGTTCCGTAAATATGGAAGGAGGTAG
- a CDS encoding YeiH family protein: MSKIQLNKNQKEVLFIVALFLVPFLDPGFALLLGLILSLTIGHPFLAINSRITHILLQISVVGLGFGMNVEQAIEAGKTGILFTIFSIVVTIGLGLFFTSKLRVNRDTGFLVSGGTAICGGSAIAALAPVIKAKDKDITVAMGTIFMLNAVALFIFPVIGRWLEMDDHQFGYWCAIAIHDTSSVVGAAKTFSNEALAIATTTKLIRALWIIPVSLIAAFFYNKGTNTKSKISIPYFIFFYIVAMIIATYTPQWGHLYTQIVGFAKVGMLFTLFLIGAGLSKDTIKQVGFKPILLGIILWICISALSASVIILL, translated from the coding sequence ATGAGCAAAATTCAACTGAACAAAAATCAAAAGGAAGTACTTTTCATCGTAGCTTTATTCCTTGTACCATTCCTTGATCCGGGCTTTGCCCTTTTACTAGGTTTAATTTTATCGTTGACTATCGGCCACCCGTTCTTGGCAATCAATAGTCGAATCACTCATATACTTCTCCAAATATCCGTTGTGGGCCTAGGTTTCGGCATGAACGTAGAACAAGCCATCGAGGCCGGGAAAACAGGAATCCTGTTCACCATATTTTCCATCGTTGTTACCATCGGACTGGGATTATTCTTTACCAGCAAACTAAGGGTCAACCGGGATACCGGGTTTCTCGTTTCCGGAGGAACTGCCATCTGCGGGGGAAGTGCCATCGCTGCCCTAGCTCCCGTGATTAAAGCCAAGGACAAGGACATCACCGTGGCCATGGGAACCATTTTCATGCTTAACGCCGTGGCGTTATTCATCTTTCCCGTAATCGGCCGCTGGCTGGAAATGGACGATCATCAATTCGGGTACTGGTGCGCCATAGCCATTCACGACACGAGTTCTGTGGTCGGTGCTGCTAAAACATTCAGTAACGAGGCTTTAGCCATCGCTACCACGACCAAACTGATCCGGGCACTTTGGATCATCCCGGTTTCATTGATCGCCGCCTTCTTCTATAATAAAGGAACAAACACCAAATCAAAAATATCCATTCCTTACTTTATTTTCTTCTACATTGTAGCCATGATCATCGCTACCTACACGCCGCAATGGGGACATCTCTACACACAAATCGTGGGATTCGCCAAAGTCGGAATGTTATTCACGCTATTCCTTATCGGTGCAGGCCTCTCTAAAGATACCATCAAACAAGTAGGTTTCAAACCGATCTTGTTAGGTATCATCCTTTGGATTTGCATCAGCGCTTTATCAGCTAGCGTAATTATACTACTGTAA
- a CDS encoding helix-turn-helix domain-containing protein produces MKMINQVVGENLKKIRELSGFTQEEVAKSIGVERSTYSNYEGGIREIPYHVLENVSNLFGCEAFVLFEDSIHADNEIMATAFRISDLEENDLKEIAIFKDIVMSYLKMERIAQHEAE; encoded by the coding sequence ATGAAAATGATTAATCAAGTTGTTGGAGAAAATCTAAAGAAAATTAGAGAGTTATCCGGTTTTACACAAGAAGAGGTTGCCAAATCTATAGGAGTAGAACGCTCTACTTATAGTAATTATGAAGGGGGAATACGTGAAATTCCTTATCATGTTTTGGAAAATGTTTCAAATTTATTCGGTTGCGAAGCATTTGTGTTGTTTGAAGATAGTATTCATGCGGACAATGAAATTATGGCTACAGCTTTCAGAATTTCAGATTTAGAAGAGAATGATTTGAAGGAGATAGCAATTTTTAAGGATATTGTGATGTCTTATCTTAAAATGGAGCGTATAGCACAACATGAGGCCGAATAA
- a CDS encoding ImmA/IrrE family metallo-endopeptidase, whose translation MRPNKFVIEKQVSGFRSDNGLSLSEPIALKSLLLKLNILTIFRPLSENFSGMCLKDKSGHRFMLVNSNQSQGRQHFTIAHELYHLYIEENPTPHKCNPGNGSKDPVEQCADMFASSLLMPETGICQLISETELTTKNISIATVLKLEHYFSVSRSALLYRLLNIKLITEITRAKIAALGVKSSVRSFGYDTALYESANEGLIIGDFGEKAHGLFEQGKISEGHYIELLHKINIDETQENEDSTRC comes from the coding sequence ATGAGGCCGAATAAGTTTGTTATCGAGAAACAAGTTTCTGGGTTTCGCTCGGATAATGGGCTTAGTTTGTCTGAACCCATTGCTTTAAAAAGTTTACTTTTGAAGTTGAACATTCTTACTATTTTTAGGCCATTGTCTGAAAATTTTTCGGGAATGTGTTTAAAAGATAAATCGGGCCATCGCTTTATGCTCGTTAATTCCAATCAATCCCAAGGAAGGCAACATTTTACGATTGCTCATGAATTGTATCATCTTTATATAGAAGAAAATCCTACACCACACAAGTGTAATCCGGGGAATGGTAGCAAGGATCCGGTAGAGCAATGTGCTGATATGTTTGCTTCTTCCTTATTAATGCCTGAAACTGGTATATGCCAATTAATATCTGAGACAGAGTTGACAACTAAAAATATATCTATAGCGACAGTTTTGAAACTTGAACATTATTTTTCTGTCTCCCGTTCGGCTTTGTTATATCGATTGTTAAATATCAAGCTTATAACAGAAATCACACGTGCTAAGATTGCAGCTTTGGGAGTAAAAAGCTCTGTACGGAGTTTCGGGTATGATACAGCTTTATATGAATCAGCAAATGAAGGGTTGATTATTGGTGATTTTGGGGAAAAGGCACATGGTTTATTTGAGCAAGGAAAAATTTCGGAAGGTCATTATATCGAATTACTTCATAAAATAAATATAGATGAAACTCAGGAAAACGAAGATAGTACTCGATGCTGA
- a CDS encoding LysR substrate-binding domain-containing protein, with protein sequence MLDHKLTIFYHTAKHLNTTKAAEILRLSQPAISKSIKELEKGLGITLFDREKGRLMLTPAGKYLLEQSEELIERERIITFNLQHMKKEFSGTLHIGASTTLSQYILPEYLARFRETHPYIEINLISGNTYQIEQELLDKNIQLAFIEGVPSQTDIHYIPFLKDEIVLVTSAQNDSPESITKEQLKTLKFVVREEGSGTYNIIQRQLSAAGMSINELNQQIVIGSTEGIKQYLKHSDCYALVSVFSIQDELSCGLLKIIDIDDLEITRSLYAIHKQGTIDPYAELLLRFCESRNRKSKR encoded by the coding sequence ATGCTAGACCATAAACTCACGATCTTTTATCACACGGCAAAGCATTTGAACACGACAAAAGCCGCCGAGATATTACGACTTTCCCAACCGGCCATCTCCAAAAGTATCAAGGAACTGGAAAAGGGATTAGGGATCACTCTTTTTGATCGCGAGAAAGGACGGTTGATGCTTACCCCTGCCGGAAAATACCTTTTGGAACAAAGCGAAGAACTGATTGAACGGGAACGCATCATCACCTTCAACCTACAGCACATGAAAAAAGAGTTCTCCGGAACTTTACACATCGGGGCCAGTACCACGCTATCCCAGTACATATTACCTGAATACTTGGCCCGTTTCCGGGAAACTCATCCCTATATCGAAATAAACCTGATCAGTGGTAACACCTACCAGATCGAGCAGGAATTACTGGATAAAAACATCCAACTCGCCTTCATTGAAGGTGTACCCTCGCAAACGGACATTCACTACATCCCTTTTTTAAAAGATGAAATCGTCCTGGTTACCTCGGCCCAAAATGATTCCCCGGAATCGATCACGAAAGAACAACTGAAGACGTTAAAATTCGTCGTTCGGGAAGAAGGCTCCGGAACATATAATATTATCCAGCGCCAGCTATCTGCAGCCGGGATGTCTATCAACGAGCTAAACCAACAGATCGTTATCGGAAGTACCGAGGGAATCAAACAATACCTCAAACACTCCGATTGCTACGCCTTGGTCTCCGTGTTTTCCATCCAAGACGAATTGTCCTGTGGCTTGCTAAAAATCATCGACATCGACGATCTCGAAATCACCCGCTCCCTCTATGCCATTCACAAGCAGGGTACCATTGATCCCTACGCCGAACTACTTCTAAGATTTTGCGAATCTCGAAACCGGAAATCAAAACGATGA
- a CDS encoding UpxY family transcription antiterminator — MVACNKLNWYAAYTRVNQELLIKRKLDELGIENFLPQEEQVRETPVGRKKIRVLLIHGLIFIRTDKATSFSLINDHSLNIVYLKDIEGRHSLIVPDKQMQDFMFLLDFSTGSVEVLNKGIKRGDRVRVIKGPLQGLEGELVRLKNHKRVIIRLDGVASIATSYIPSSFLERIE; from the coding sequence ATGGTTGCGTGTAACAAGTTAAACTGGTATGCTGCTTATACCCGTGTAAATCAGGAATTATTGATCAAAAGAAAGCTGGATGAACTGGGGATCGAGAATTTTTTGCCCCAGGAAGAACAGGTGCGAGAAACACCCGTTGGACGTAAAAAGATCCGGGTGCTTTTGATTCATGGGTTAATATTTATCCGGACGGATAAGGCAACAAGTTTTTCCTTGATAAATGATCATTCGTTGAATATTGTTTATTTGAAAGATATAGAGGGACGCCATTCGCTGATCGTTCCGGATAAACAAATGCAGGATTTCATGTTTTTGTTGGATTTCTCAACTGGTAGCGTGGAAGTTTTGAACAAAGGAATCAAACGGGGTGATCGGGTAAGAGTTATTAAAGGTCCCTTGCAAGGATTGGAAGGTGAGTTGGTACGTTTGAAAAATCATAAACGTGTAATTATTCGTTTGGATGGGGTAGCCTCTATTGCTACTTCTTATATTCCAAGTTCGTTTCTTGAAAGAATAGAGTGA